In Astatotilapia calliptera chromosome 23, fAstCal1.2, whole genome shotgun sequence, a genomic segment contains:
- the LOC113015933 gene encoding leucine-rich repeat extensin-like protein 5, whose protein sequence is MDPADSPWKRSSRFDGTRLALGGPPCCRSSLAAYPSVHSPASSPRTPRSRRKRSSRSREDYYEPASNQLTPAQAFYKMLGIIIVPPDSPSVSTSQQEPGTLLDQPPRVQLAPSQPPSVQLAPSQPPSVQSPVSPLAQPLTPPQAPFSPLPSLQSSVRSATQSPLAPSSTLPPVSLPPQPSLHPATQAATQSVIQPIALPLPYPVAEPLAVRPTATSATPSPVTPPLQPSLQSPVSPVQSPVSPVQSPVSPVPHPLAQSSTQSPAPLSPQLSLPPLAQSPVHSPLVHSPVKSSTPLPTPLSPPPLQQTSVQSPVQLSTSPPSVAQLPLSSASPVAQLAPEPLAQSPIAIRSSVRLNIQPGVPNLSSSTSAPAGRV, encoded by the exons ATGGATCCAGCGGACTCACCGTGGAAGCGCAGCTCCCGTTTTGACGGGACTCGGCTAGCGCTTGGAGGGCCTCCGTGCTGCCGCTCCTCACTAGCTGCTTACCCTTCGGTCCACTCACCTGCTTCCTCTCCGCGGACGCCCAGGTCTCGCAGAAAACGCTCCAGCCGGTCCCGGGAGGATTACTACGAGCCTGCAAGCAATCAGCTCACGCCTGCACAAGCCTTCTACAAGATGTTAGGGATTATTATCGTGCCGCCCGACTCACCCAGCGTTTCCACTTCACAGCAGGAGCCTGGGACTCTTCTCGACCAACCGCCTAGG gttcagttagctccctcgcagccaccctcggttcagttagctccctcgcagccaccctcagttcagtctcctgtgtcCCCGCTAGCTCAGCCATTAACTCCACCACAAGCTCCATTTTCACCTCTACCATCGCTTCAGTCATCAGTTCGGTCTGCCACTCAGTCGCCCTTAGCTCCATCATCCACACTACCACCTGTTTCTCTTCCACCACAACCGTCACTACACCCAGCCACTCAGGCTGCTACTCAGTCAGTCATTCAACCCATAGCCCTGCCGTTACCATACCCCGTAGCTGAGCCACTAGCCGTCCGACCCACAGCCACTTCAGCCACTCCTTCACCCGTTACACCTCCACTACAACCATcactgcagtctccagtgtccccagtgcagtctccagtgtccccagtgcagtctccagtgtccccagtgccgCATCCCTTAGCACAGTCATCCACTCAATCACCAGCTCCACTTTCCCCTCAACTATCACTACCACCTCTAGCTCAATCTCCTGTGCACTCACCTCTGGTTCATTCTCCTGTGAAGTCATCTACTCCACTGCCtactccactctcaccaccTCCGTTACAACAGACATCAGTTCAGTCCCCTGTGCAGTTATCTACTTCACCACCATcagtagctcagctcccacTCTCATCCGCCTCTCCAGTAGCTCAGCTCGCACCTGAACCATTGGCCCAGTCCCCGATAGCGATACGGTCTTCTGTTCGGCTTAACATTCAGCCAGGGGTCCCAAACCTCTCTAGCTCTacatcagctcctgctggaa GGGTGTAA